The segment CGGTGCCACCGCAGGAGTTAGCGTCGCAGTGATAAACCCATTGCCATTGGCTAACGCATACGATACATCAGATACATTATCAGTTGATACCGCAGGCAAGACGAGTGCCGCCGTCGCCGGCATGACATTATTGGTTATGATGGCCTCGGATACTCGGGTTTTCGCCCCCGCCATCAGCGTCAGAGCCTCCGCCACCCGCGCCCGCCGGGTGTAGTCCAGATACCTCGGTACAGCCAGGGTCGCGAGAATCCCCACGATGGCGACCACGATCATCAATTCGATCAGCGTGAAACCGCGTTGTGCTCTGTGTTGCATATCATCTCCAGTGTTTTGCTGAATGGTTTACAGAAAAACCGGCCCGAAAGCACAGCTTTTCCTGCGTCAAGTTGATACGTGCTCTTACCAGGCCGTCGCCGGAGAGCAGACTCCCGGACTCAGGCTTCTCATCGTTATTTTTGATCATACGCGGTCGGTTCCCACCGGGGAACCCACACCGGTTTCTGCCAGGATGTCCTCGAGCCGCACACAGGCTTCGCCCGCTGCGACTGTGTTAGCATTCCCTCATACGTTTTCAGGATCGGTTCCATGTCCAATCAACACTGGCTCGAACGCAGCCGCGCGTCTGTCTGGCATCCCTGCACCCAGATGAAGCGCCATGAAACCTTGCCCATCATTCCCGTTCGCGAGGCCTCCGGCATCTGGCTGACCGATTTCGAAGGCAACCGGTATATCGATGGTGTCAGCTCCTGGTGGGTCAACCTCTTCGGTCATGGCGAACCGCGCATCAAGGCCGCGATCCGCGACCAGCTCGACTCGCTCGAACACGTCATTCTGGCCGGGTTCACCCACGCGCCGGTCGTCGAACTTTCCGAGCGCCTTGGCGCGCTGACCGGCCTAGGCCACGCGTTTTACGGCTCGGATGGAGCGAGCGCCACCGAGATCGCCCTCAAGATGAGCTTCCATTACTGGAAGAATCTCGGCAAACCGGAAAAAAACCGCTACATCAGCCTGGAAAACAGTTATCACGGCGAAACCGCCGGAGCGCTGTCGGTCACCGACGTCCCCCTGTTCTCCGCCACCTATGCCCCGCTATTGCGTAATGCCATCCGCGTCCCGTCTCCGGACAGCC is part of the Paludibacterium paludis genome and harbors:
- a CDS encoding pilin — encoded protein: MQHRAQRGFTLIELMIVVAIVGILATLAVPRYLDYTRRARVAEALTLMAGAKTRVSEAIITNNVMPATAALVLPAVSTDNVSDVSYALANGNGFITATLTPAVAPANTNAISLRATLNNGNLTWACVNGNSAGQNGVPAEILPSSCVQPAAAPANP